From Catenulispora sp. EB89, the proteins below share one genomic window:
- a CDS encoding O-acetyl-ADP-ribose deacetylase, which yields MSTPRITLLRGDITQQNVDAIVNAANSSLLGGGGVDGAIHRAGGPEILEACRALRASHYGRGLATGEAVATTAGRLPARWVIHTVGPVYSRDEDRSALLAACHTNSLHVADTLGAKTVAFPAISTGIFSWPIADAARIAIATVRAATTDVDEVRFVLFDTSAYEAFQHAAQQ from the coding sequence ATGTCCACTCCCCGCATCACCCTGCTCCGCGGCGACATCACCCAGCAGAACGTGGACGCGATCGTGAACGCGGCCAACTCCTCCCTCCTCGGCGGCGGCGGAGTCGACGGAGCCATCCACCGTGCGGGCGGCCCGGAGATCCTCGAAGCGTGCCGTGCCCTACGCGCGTCCCACTACGGCCGCGGCCTGGCCACCGGCGAAGCCGTCGCCACCACCGCCGGCCGCCTCCCCGCACGCTGGGTCATCCACACCGTCGGCCCGGTCTACTCCCGCGACGAGGACCGCTCCGCACTCTTGGCCGCCTGCCACACGAACTCACTGCACGTCGCCGACACCCTCGGCGCAAAGACCGTCGCCTTCCCCGCCATCTCCACGGGCATCTTCAGCTGGCCCATCGCCGACGCCGCACGCATCGCGATCGCCACGGTCCGCGCCGCGACCACCGACGTCGACGAAGTCCGCTTCGTACTCTTCGACACCAGCGCCTACGAGGCCTTCCAGCACGCAGCCCAGCAATAA
- a CDS encoding MalY/PatB family protein, with protein MKWRKYPEDVLPLWVAEMDVPTPEPVAEALIGAVRRGDTGYPLGDSYAEALGEFAVRRWGWGGVVPGRAALVPDVMLGVVEMLRLVTGPGDPVVVNSPVYPPFFDFVAHMDREVVEAPLGADGRLDFGAVESAFAAMAARGRRGAYLLCNPQNPTGTVHTREELERVAGLAAEFGVRVVADEIHAPLVAAGERFTPYLSVAGAEDGLSLMSASKGWNLAGLKAAVAIAGPASAADLARMPEEVGHGPSHLGVIAHVAALREGGEWLDALLAGLDENRALLGRLLAEHLPGVAWRPGVGTYLQWLDCRGLELGDDPAGVFLERGRVAVNSGIPFGTGGAGHVRINIATSPAILTEAVERMAAAVSGAE; from the coding sequence AGTGGCGGAAGTATCCGGAGGATGTGCTGCCTTTGTGGGTGGCGGAGATGGATGTGCCGACGCCGGAGCCGGTTGCGGAGGCGCTGATTGGTGCTGTGCGGCGGGGGGATACCGGCTATCCGTTGGGGGACTCGTATGCGGAGGCTTTGGGGGAGTTCGCTGTGCGGCGGTGGGGGTGGGGTGGGGTTGTGCCGGGGCGGGCGGCTTTGGTGCCGGACGTGATGCTCGGGGTTGTGGAGATGTTGAGGTTGGTGACGGGGCCGGGGGATCCGGTGGTGGTGAACAGTCCCGTGTATCCGCCGTTCTTTGACTTCGTGGCGCATATGGACCGTGAGGTTGTTGAGGCGCCGTTGGGGGCGGATGGGCGGCTCGACTTCGGGGCGGTGGAGTCTGCGTTTGCGGCGATGGCTGCGCGGGGGCGGCGAGGGGCTTATCTGCTGTGCAATCCGCAGAATCCGACGGGTACGGTGCATACGCGCGAGGAGTTGGAGCGGGTTGCGGGGTTGGCGGCGGAGTTCGGGGTGCGGGTCGTCGCCGACGAGATTCATGCGCCACTGGTTGCGGCGGGGGAGAGGTTCACGCCGTACCTGAGTGTGGCGGGTGCCGAGGATGGGTTGTCGCTCATGTCGGCGTCGAAGGGGTGGAATCTGGCGGGGCTGAAGGCGGCCGTGGCGATTGCGGGGCCTGCGTCGGCGGCGGATTTGGCGCGGATGCCGGAGGAGGTCGGGCATGGGCCGAGTCATCTGGGCGTGATCGCGCACGTTGCGGCGCTGCGTGAGGGTGGGGAGTGGCTGGACGCGCTGCTTGCCGGGCTTGATGAGAACCGGGCGTTGCTGGGGCGGCTGTTGGCCGAGCACTTGCCGGGCGTCGCGTGGCGGCCGGGGGTGGGGACGTACTTGCAGTGGCTGGATTGTCGGGGCCTGGAGTTGGGTGACGATCCGGCGGGGGTCTTCCTCGAACGGGGGCGGGTGGCGGTGAACTCGGGGATTCCGTTCGGGACGGGTGGTGCGGGGCATGTGCGGATCAACATCGCGACGTCGCCGGCGATCTTGACGGAGGCGGTGGAGAGGATGGCAGCCGCGGTGAGTGGGGCCGAATGA